The following coding sequences lie in one Sorghum bicolor cultivar BTx623 chromosome 6, Sorghum_bicolor_NCBIv3, whole genome shotgun sequence genomic window:
- the LOC110436302 gene encoding uncharacterized protein LOC110436302: MACFVPSDSICWMFWTVLHDCKPCNTHVDTHSKLSIADGMSVSNSTNYRNITGTLQYLTFTRSEIAYAVQQVCLRMHIPRDPHLGYTKRILRYLQGSKGNKDLSLHLYQTLPIDLIVYSDANWAGCPGTRKSTSSYAIFCGDNLILWSSKRPTTVFGSSAEAKYRVVANVIAQALATPALG; encoded by the coding sequence ATGGCATGTTTCGTTCCCAGTGATAGTATTTGCTGGATGTTTTGGACCGTGCTGCACGACTGCAAGCCCTGCAACACACATGTGGATACTCACTCCAAGTTGTCCATTGCTGACGGTATGTCGGTATCTAATTCTACTAACTACCGCAACATCACTGGCACTTTGCAGTATCTTACTTTTACTCGTTCAGAAATCGCCTATGCTGTTCAGCAAGTGTGCTTGCGTATGCATATCCCCCGAGACCCTCATCTTGGTTATACGAAGAGGATCCTGCGGTACTTACAGGGCAGCAAGGGCAACAAGGATCTCAGCCTCCATCTCTACCAGACTTTGCCGATTGATCTTATAGTTTACTCAGATGCTAATTGGGCCGGATGCCCTGGTACTCGAAAGTCTACCTCCAGTTATGCTATCTTCTGTGGGGATAATCTCATCCTCTGGTCCTCCAAGCGCCCGACGACAGTGTTCGGTTCAAGTGCTGAGGCCAAGTATCGCGTTGTGGCCAATGTCATCGCTCAAGCCTTGGCTACGCCAGCTCTTGGGTGA